CGCCGGTCGCTTCCGAGACGAGGACGATGATCTTCCTGTTCTCTGTCTCGGATCTGGTCTGGACGTTGAGGAGGGTGGCGAGGTCGATGATGTTCGTGATCTCGCCCCTCAGATTGATGACGCCGGCGATGTGGGAGGGCGCCCTGGGCACGGGAGTGATCGGGATCATCTCCACGATCTCCCGTGCCAGGTGGATATCGAGGGCATAATACTCGCCGCCGAGTTCGAATTTCACCACGTCTACTGTTTCTGCCATGTTCTGACCCTCAGAGGGTGAATTTGTCGAGTCTCTTCTTCAGGTTTTCGGCGAGGCCGGCCATTTCCTGGGCGCCGCCGCCGACCTCCTGGGCCGAAGCACTGACCTCCTCGGTGAGGGCGGCCATGTTCTCGATGCCCTTGATGTTCTGCTGGACCTCTGTTCTCGTCCGCTCCATCGCCTCCATCGCACGGTTGGTGGCGCTGGCCTGGTCCTCGGTGGCCTTCGCGATCTCGCCGATGTTCTGGTTCGCCTCTTTCGATGCCTTTGCGATGGTGTTCAGCGCCTCGATGGCCTTCTCCACGCTCGAGATCCCGGAATTGATCTCACTGTAGGCCGACTCCATGTTCTCTGCGGTCTTGTCAGTGGTGGTCTGGATAGTGGAGATGAGGTTCTCGATATCGTTTGTCGCCTTCTTCGATTCGCCTGCAAGGTTTCTGACCTCGCCTGCGACGACGGCAAAGCCCCGGCCGTGCTCGCCCGCCCGTGCCGCCTCGATCGCGGCATTGAGGGCGAGGAGGTTGGTCTGGTTGGAGATGTCGTTGATGAGCTTCACGATCTTGCTGATCTCCTGCATCTGGTCGTTGAGCCGGGTGATCTCCTCGACGCTCTTCCGTGCGATCCCCTCGACGCCCCGCATCTTCCCGGAGGCTTCCTTGCCGAGAATCTCTGCCTGGTCGCCGAGTTCGGCAGCTTCGCCGGTCTTCTGGAGGACGTCCTGAGAGGTGCTCGCGATCTCCTCCACGGAGGCGGAGAGGTCGGCCATCGTCCGTGCAATCTCCTCGATGTTCTCCAGGCTCTTCCTCGCCCCTTCCGCGGACTTCTGGCTTGTCGTTGCGACCTGCTCGATCGCCTTCGCGATGTCCTCGGCGCTCCGGCTCGTCTCTTTCGTCCCGTCGTCGACCTGACTGGCGACCGTGGCGATCTCTGTCAGTGTCTCCTTCAGGGACTCGCGGGCCTGCCGGTAGTTCAGTTTGAGTTGCTTGAGGGGGTCGCCGTCCTCGATCTTGACGAGGGCGGTGAGGTCGCCGGCGGCCATGGTGTCCATCG
This window of the Methanofollis ethanolicus genome carries:
- a CDS encoding chemotaxis protein CheW gives rise to the protein MAETVDVVKFELGGEYYALDIHLAREIVEMIPITPVPRAPSHIAGVINLRGEITNIIDLATLLNVQTRSETENRKIIVLVSEATGGSNLGIIVDDVSAVMQVTEADVEKMDAGLCREAYVKGIIKTRENKSDETDATGLVIWIDVAKVLEDLTGLHGA
- a CDS encoding methyl-accepting chemotaxis protein — its product is MIDVNEIAHILESAAAGDFSRQIGEEDIDPALRPVLSPLRECLERMQKHEQQISEAREQAEWYEAILDRIPFPITVTDMNMNWTFINKGFEDQWGRDRVRDRGISCMATKGPLCNEGECGIIKLRRSGKDEITTLFEKDGASFQLDVAYLKNKEGEKIGHIEIVQDITALKQTEKEAQEKAEWYEAIIDRLPLPISVTDMNMNWTFINKFWEDQWGRDRVRDCGTCCMATKGPLCNEEECGVIKLRRSGKDEIKTLFEKDGASFQLDVAYLKNEEGEKIGHIEIIQDITALKQAEKEAQEQARLLAESAEEMRKAMDTMAAGDLTALVKIEDGDPLKQLKLNYRQARESLKETLTEIATVASQVDDGTKETSRSAEDIAKAIEQVATTSQKSAEGARKSLENIEEIARTMADLSASVEEIASTSQDVLQKTGEAAELGDQAEILGKEASGKMRGVEGIARKSVEEITRLNDQMQEISKIVKLINDISNQTNLLALNAAIEAARAGEHGRGFAVVAGEVRNLAGESKKATNDIENLISTIQTTTDKTAENMESAYSEINSGISSVEKAIEALNTIAKASKEANQNIGEIAKATEDQASATNRAMEAMERTRTEVQQNIKGIENMAALTEEVSASAQEVGGGAQEMAGLAENLKKRLDKFTL